The Amblyomma americanum isolate KBUSLIRL-KWMA chromosome 5, ASM5285725v1, whole genome shotgun sequence genome window below encodes:
- the LOC144132740 gene encoding uncharacterized protein LOC144132740 isoform X3 produces MASSRDGGEASSTVRVKFSSYQVERLQHAFDRCAFIDTVETEQLAYELGISFKQTRTWFQNKRAMIRRKAIKAAGRSYVPQLLRPSAFRRVLPAKTSPRGARRCSAQGAPPAASVAQITGAVDGLVRAHSPSTGGAQGQAAQHQLGHLALPGPSGAGFLPLSPQLMWRQERLSPSASTPSPALSGSEDDLRFSSSLEMQPHRLGAATPTRQYGSYDSLWPGLPAAPPTVSTTFSHSAPFVWPADRSDGAGQPLQHWQTPYDAAATGQWQGQPQLQQMQAPPQLPVGEVQQHHEAALGPPDESQVLPSQPWQPDCPSEAPPDDEDDGLPGIEVLTALMLELETPRPRKRTGGAENI; encoded by the exons ATGGCGTCATCCCGAGACGGTGGGGAAGCGAGCAGCACCGTCCGCGTCAAGTTCAGCAGCTACCAGGTGGAGAGGCTGCAACACGCCTTCGACAGATGCGCCTTCATCGACACCGTGGAGACGGAGCAACTGGCCTACGAGTTGGGCATCTCTTTCAAGCAGACCAGG ACGTGGTTCCAGAACAAGCGTGCCATGATCCGTCGGAAGGCCATCAAGGCGGCCGGCAGAAGCTACGTGCCCCAGCTGCTGCGCCCGTCGGCCTTCCGCAGGGTGCTCCCGGCGAAAACCTCACCGAGGGGGGCCAGGAGGTGCAGCGCCCAGGGCGCACCACCGGCTGCCTCCGTCGCCCAAATCACCGGCGCCGTCGACGGCCTCGTCCGAGCTCACTCTCCGTCCACGGGCGGCGCTCAAGGACAGGCAGCGCAGCATCAGCTGGGTCATCTGGCCCTCCCCGGTCCCTCAGGGGCAGGCTTCCTGCCTCTCTCCCCGCAGCTGATGTGGCGACAGGAGAGGCT GTCTCCCTCGGCGTCGACACCTTCGCCGGCGCTGAGCGGCAGCGAGGACGATTTGCGGTTCTCTTCGTcgctcgaaatgcagccgcacaGGCTGGGGGCGGCCACCCCGACCCGACAGTACGGCAGCTACGACTCCCTCTGGCCGGGCCTGCCCGCTGCGCCGCCGACTGTGAGCACCACGTTCAGCCACTCTGCGCCGTTCGTCTGGCCGGCCGACCGCAGCGATGGAGCAGGACAGCCTCTCCAGCACTGGCAGACGCCGTACGACGCTGCCGCCACTG GTCAATGGCAGGGGCAGCCGCAGTTGCAGCAGATGCAGGCCCCCCCACAACTACCGGTCGGCGAGGTCCAACAGCACCACGAGGCGGCACTCGGCCCCCCAGACGAGTCCCAAGTCTTGCCCAGCCAACCCTGGCAGCCGGACTGCCCCTCTGAGGCGCCGCCTGATGACGAAGACGACGGCCTTCCCGGAATCGAAGTTCTGACGGCACTCATGCTGGAGTTGGAAACGCCTCGCCCCAGAAAGCGCACCGGTGGCGCTGAGAATATTTAG